The region TCGATCTACGTTGTCTGGCAGGGGAAGGATTGGCTGGATCACAGCTTCTACGCGAAATTCTGGCTCTTCACTGTGACGTCGATCGGCATCTGCGGCCTCTTGCTTGCGGGGCTCAGCGTCAGGATCCCTGCGTCGCTCGACGCGTTCTTCAGGCCGATCGCCCGGCTGTCCTATTCGATGTATCTGTCGAACCTGACTTCGCTGTACATCGTGCTCCACCTTCTTGGACGCGGCGATACGCTGGGTGGCGTCGCACTCCGAATCGCGGTCTATCTGGGGATCATCTTTTCGATGTCGGCGTTCACGTACCGCTATATCGAGAAGCCGTTCCTGAGGCTGCGGGACACGCTCTTTGCAGTCAAGCCTACCGACAGGCGAGGCGTCGTGCCCGTCAGTCAATGAGGTAAATGCCGGACAGGAATTGCCACGTTCTATCACCAACGCGTTGAGCGTCATGGTAGATCCGAAATCTGTCCGTCGCTTCTCGAGGGGCACGAGGGGAAAGCCGAACCGCTCCCTATCCGTTATTCGATGTGAGCGAAAGTGAGGCTGCCGCGCTGGTCGAGACGGGTCACTTGCGCTTGAGGATCGCGCGCGAGACGTCGATCGGATCGATTTGCTGCACGTGGATGCTCAGGGTGGCGAAGAGGTGCTGATCCCGTCGGCGATCAAGTTTCTTTCCGGAAAGTCGCCTACCTCTTCTTCGGCACGCACTCGCGATACCATTACCGTCTCCGCTGCACGTCGTTGTGAAGCGCCCTTGAAAGGACACAAGGCGCACACTGCGCTAACGCGGTTCCCCGGGAGCGTTTACCGGTGCGGTCTCCGGGCGCATCACCGCAAACCGATGCACCGGCGGTCGCGGCACATTCGCAATGTCATAGCTGAAGAAATTCAACAATAGTTGAAGGCCCGCCAGTAACGGCAACGCCGCCGCCATGACGGTGCCGGCTGGCGTGACAACGCCGATCGAAGCCGAATGTATCCAGTGATATGCACCGTACAGGCCGCCGAACAGGAACAGACACAGCCCGATCACCAGCTCAAGCGACGCGATCGACATGTCGCGCAAGAAGTAGTTGTAGAAGATGCGCTTCAGAAAATTGCGTGCGTGTTTGGCAGCGAATTCGCCGAGCACCTTCGAAATCTTCAGATTGCTGACTTCGTCCCCATAGACCGCATCCATCGGCACGTCTACGACAACCGCGCGCAAAATGCCCAGTCTGAACAGCATGTCGGTTTCGAAGAAATACCGTTTGCTGATCTTGTCCATCGGCAGGCGCCGCGCCGCGGTTGCGTGAATCGCGGTATAGCCGTTGGTCGGATCGAAGACGTCCCAGTAACCGGTCGACAACTTCGCCATGAACGACAACCCGGCATTGCCGAAAAGGCGCATCTTCGGCATCCGGTGAATGTTGGTCAGATCGAAGAAGCGGTTACCTTTCGTATAGTCGGCCTGGCCGTTGACGATGGGAGCAACGAACTGCTTGATAAGCGCCGCGTCCATTTGCCCGTCGCCGTCGAGCTTCACGATGACGTCCGCACCATCGGCAAGCGCGCGCCGATAGCCGCTCATCACGGCGCCGCCCACACCCTGATTCTGCTCGTGATAGACGACGCGTACGCGATGATCCTTGACCTTCTCCTCGACGAGTTGCCCCGTCTTCTCCGGGCAGCAATCGTCGACGACGTAGATCAGGCTCACTTCAGGGCCAATGCTACCTATGACGCCTTCGATAAAACGTGACACCTTATACGAAGGAATGACCACCGCAAGGCGAGCTTCCTGAGTCATCTGAGTCCTTAACAGGGTTCGCTGTCGATCTGGTTGATCGCGACGTTGCGCGAATACGTTTGCGCCATGCGCCTGAACAATGCAGCGCGGCGATGCTGTCGAACACCACCCGCCGGCAATGAAATCAGAAAGATTGTCCGGCCTTGTTGCGACGCAGATCCGCCTCGACCATCATCTGGCACAGTGCCTCCAGCGACGTCTTCGCTTCCCAGCCCAAATCCGCCTTGGCCTTTTCTGGATTCCCGATCAGCAACTCGACTTCCGCCGCGCGGTAAAACGCGGGGTTCACACGAACCAGAACCTTGCCGCTCTTCGTATCTCGACCAACTTCGCCTTCGGCCTTGCCTTCCCAAGCCAGCTCGAAGCCAACGTGCTTTGCGGCCGCCGTCACGAAATCACGTACGGACTCGGTGCGGTTCGTCGCGAGTACGTACGTGTCCGGCTTGTCGGCCTGCAGCATGCGCCACATCCCGTCCACGTATTCCTTCGCGTAGCCCCAGTCGCGCTTTGCATCGAGGTTGCCGAGTTCGAGCACGTCCTGCAGGCCGAGGCTGATCTTGGCTAGCGAATCGGTGATCTTGCGCGTCACGAATTCGCGTCCGCGCAACGGCGATTCGTGATTGAACAGAATGCCGCTCGACGCGAAGATGTCGT is a window of Paraburkholderia flava DNA encoding:
- a CDS encoding glycosyltransferase family 2 protein, producing MTQEARLAVVIPSYKVSRFIEGVIGSIGPEVSLIYVVDDCCPEKTGQLVEEKVKDHRVRVVYHEQNQGVGGAVMSGYRRALADGADVIVKLDGDGQMDAALIKQFVAPIVNGQADYTKGNRFFDLTNIHRMPKMRLFGNAGLSFMAKLSTGYWDVFDPTNGYTAIHATAARRLPMDKISKRYFFETDMLFRLGILRAVVVDVPMDAVYGDEVSNLKISKVLGEFAAKHARNFLKRIFYNYFLRDMSIASLELVIGLCLFLFGGLYGAYHWIHSASIGVVTPAGTVMAAALPLLAGLQLLLNFFSYDIANVPRPPVHRFAVMRPETAPVNAPGEPR
- the gmd gene encoding GDP-mannose 4,6-dehydratase, giving the protein MKSAIVTGITGQDGAYLAEQLLQKGYAVYGTYRRTSSVNLWRIEELGIAKHPDLHLVEHDLTDLGNSIRLIDRIEPAEIYNLAAQSFVGVSFEQPNLTAQVTGVGALNLLEAIRTVDTKIRFYQASTSEMFGKVQAIPQVESTPFYPRSPYGVAKLYAHWMTINYRESYDIFASSGILFNHESPLRGREFVTRKITDSLAKISLGLQDVLELGNLDAKRDWGYAKEYVDGMWRMLQADKPDTYVLATNRTESVRDFVTAAAKHVGFELAWEGKAEGEVGRDTKSGKVLVRVNPAFYRAAEVELLIGNPEKAKADLGWEAKTSLEALCQMMVEADLRRNKAGQSF